A window of the Streptomyces griseochromogenes genome harbors these coding sequences:
- a CDS encoding AAA family ATPase: MPTRILPAGADPDAVRSLVTLLSQLPDAEPQPPVVDSTQLVDTLARLAADSVDELPEVVVVHERIGPVPALELIREVALRFPAVGVVLVTTDASPGLFAAAMDSGARGLVALPLSYEELASRVQAVAQWSAGVRRHLGHGGSDILGGVGGTVVTVSGAKGGVGATLAAIQLALAAQASGRAVALVDLDLQTGDIASYLDVQFRRSVVDLAAITDISPRVLADAVFRHDTGLALLLAPAEGERGEEVTDRAARQIVSALRSRYEVVVVDCGAQLGGAGAAVVEMADTALLVTTPDVVAVRAAKRTVRMWDRLQIRKAEETTVVVNRHTRSTEIQPALVQRITGTAVARTAVPANFKELHAVVDAGRLHDLDGRSTVKQALWALAGELGLVKAAEGSHRGGGRLRGDRGPVSMRRRKE; encoded by the coding sequence ATGCCCACCAGGATCCTCCCGGCCGGCGCGGACCCGGACGCCGTCCGCTCCCTCGTGACGCTGCTCAGCCAGCTCCCCGACGCCGAACCGCAGCCGCCCGTCGTCGACTCCACCCAACTGGTCGACACCCTCGCCCGCCTGGCGGCGGATTCGGTGGACGAGCTGCCCGAGGTCGTGGTCGTCCATGAGCGCATCGGGCCGGTTCCCGCGCTGGAGCTGATCCGTGAGGTCGCCCTGCGCTTCCCGGCCGTCGGCGTCGTTCTCGTCACCACCGACGCGAGCCCCGGCCTGTTCGCCGCCGCCATGGACTCCGGCGCGCGCGGCCTGGTCGCGCTCCCGCTGTCGTACGAGGAACTCGCCAGCCGCGTCCAGGCGGTCGCCCAGTGGTCCGCCGGAGTACGCCGCCATCTGGGACACGGCGGCTCCGACATCCTCGGCGGCGTCGGCGGTACGGTCGTCACGGTCAGCGGCGCCAAGGGAGGCGTCGGCGCGACCCTGGCGGCCATCCAGCTCGCCCTCGCCGCGCAGGCCTCCGGCCGGGCCGTCGCCCTGGTCGACCTCGACCTCCAGACCGGCGACATCGCCTCCTACCTGGACGTCCAGTTCCGTCGCTCGGTCGTGGACCTGGCCGCCATCACCGACATCTCCCCGCGGGTCCTCGCCGACGCCGTCTTCCGTCACGACACCGGTCTCGCCCTGCTCCTCGCACCCGCCGAGGGCGAACGCGGCGAGGAGGTCACCGACCGTGCCGCCCGCCAGATCGTCAGCGCCCTGCGCTCCCGGTACGAGGTCGTCGTCGTGGACTGCGGCGCCCAGCTCGGCGGGGCCGGCGCGGCAGTGGTGGAGATGGCCGACACCGCCCTGCTGGTGACCACGCCCGACGTGGTCGCCGTACGGGCCGCCAAGCGCACCGTACGCATGTGGGACCGGTTGCAGATCCGCAAGGCCGAGGAGACGACCGTCGTCGTCAACCGGCACACACGCAGTACGGAGATCCAGCCGGCGCTCGTGCAGCGGATCACGGGTACGGCGGTGGCGCGCACCGCCGTGCCCGCCAACTTCAAGGAACTGCACGCGGTCGTGGACGCCGGGCGGCTGCACGACCTGGACGGCCGGAGCACGGTGAAGCAGGCGTTGTGGGCGCTCGCCGGGGAACTGGGGCTGGTGAAGGC
- the cpaB gene encoding Flp pilus assembly protein CpaB, translating to MNSRQRRGVILLILSVLCALGAFAGVLSVVDDVQSKVGPEVSAYRIRSDVKPYTALSTGQFEKIKMPERWLSGNAVTDLHGIQGKIAVTTLHAGSLLQNDMIVDQPALQPGQQEVAIMIDAATGVAGKITPGSRVNVYATFEGKKQGDPDQSKIIVTNARVLDVGQITALDPDRDKNQQPTEAVPITFALSTLDAQRITYAESFAQRVRLALVAPGSETSVPDKDRTYELATDK from the coding sequence ATGAACTCCCGTCAGCGCCGCGGCGTGATACTCCTGATCCTGTCGGTCCTGTGCGCTCTCGGCGCGTTCGCCGGTGTGCTCTCCGTCGTCGACGACGTCCAGTCCAAGGTCGGGCCCGAGGTCAGCGCCTATCGGATCAGGTCCGACGTGAAGCCGTACACCGCGCTGAGCACGGGCCAGTTCGAGAAGATCAAGATGCCCGAGCGGTGGCTGTCCGGCAATGCCGTCACCGATCTCCACGGGATCCAGGGCAAGATCGCCGTCACCACCCTGCACGCCGGCTCCCTGCTCCAGAACGACATGATCGTCGACCAGCCCGCCCTCCAGCCCGGTCAGCAGGAGGTCGCCATCATGATCGACGCCGCGACGGGCGTGGCGGGCAAGATCACTCCGGGCTCGCGGGTCAACGTGTACGCCACCTTCGAGGGCAAGAAGCAGGGCGACCCCGACCAGTCAAAGATCATCGTCACCAACGCCCGGGTCCTCGACGTCGGCCAGATCACCGCCCTCGATCCCGACCGCGACAAGAACCAACAGCCCACCGAGGCCGTCCCCATCACCTTCGCGCTGTCCACCCTCGACGCCCAGCGCATCACCTACGCCGAGTCCTTCGCCCAGCGGGTCCGGCTCGCCCTGGTGGCCCCCGGCAGCGAGACCAGCGTCCCGGACAAGGACCGCACCTATGAACTCGCGACGGACAAATGA